A part of Cryptosporangium aurantiacum genomic DNA contains:
- a CDS encoding MbtH family protein produces the protein MSSNPFDDENGRFSVLVNDEDQHSLWPTFAAVPAGWRVVFGADGGASRADALAYVEANWTDLRPRSLRESMSRA, from the coding sequence ATGTCGAGTAACCCCTTCGACGACGAGAACGGCCGGTTCAGCGTGCTGGTCAACGACGAGGACCAGCACTCGCTCTGGCCGACGTTCGCCGCGGTACCCGCCGGATGGCGGGTCGTGTTCGGTGCGGACGGCGGCGCGAGCCGGGCCGACGCCCTGGCCTACGTCGAGGCCAACTGGACCGACCTGCGGCCGCGCAGCTTGCGGGAGAGCATGTCCCGCGCGTAG
- a CDS encoding ABC transporter ATP-binding protein: protein MTDAREILPVASARKTGAWLWSELRERRLDALGTLVVGLVAAASSVVPVYVLGYLVDRVREGAETSVIVRVTIVVVVAAVLGGLATGLSTLLIARLCGRILADLREKVVGRALTLPTPVLERAGKGDLLSRVGADVASIGQAVSETVPNMVSSLLLGVLSLAAMAGIDWRLGLAGAVAVPLYVFALRWYLPRSAPGYKAEREAIAERGQLLVDSSQGLPTVHAYRLEQRHLGEIETASARARDVSISVFTLFTRFVGRVNRAEFFGLAAILVVGFLLVENGAVTVGQTSAAAVLFHRLFNPIGMLLFSFDQIQAGGASLARLVGVVTMRTEPEPSSDRAPVDASLELSGINFSYDGAHQVLFDVGFRVEPGERVALVGSTGAGKSTLALIAAGSLRPERGTALVGGVPVTELAPDQLRRQVAIISQETHVFAGTLLEDLQLARPDATRDDAVAALRTVGALRWAEALEDGLDTAVGEGGHELTPAQAQQLALARLVLLDPAIAILDEATAEAGSAGARDLEESAAAATAGRTTLVVAHRLTQAAAADRIVVLEHGRTVEHGTHAELVAAGGRYAQLWQAWEGRTPAPVQ, encoded by the coding sequence ATGACGGACGCTCGCGAAATTCTCCCGGTCGCCAGCGCTCGGAAGACCGGCGCCTGGCTCTGGAGCGAGCTGCGCGAACGGCGGCTGGACGCGCTCGGGACGCTGGTCGTGGGCTTGGTGGCCGCGGCGTCGTCGGTCGTGCCGGTGTACGTCCTGGGGTACCTCGTCGACCGGGTGCGGGAGGGCGCGGAGACCTCGGTCATCGTCCGGGTGACGATCGTCGTCGTGGTGGCCGCGGTGCTCGGCGGTCTCGCGACCGGCCTCTCGACGCTGCTGATCGCGCGCCTGTGCGGACGGATCCTCGCCGACCTGCGGGAGAAAGTCGTCGGACGGGCGCTGACGCTGCCCACCCCGGTGTTGGAGCGGGCGGGCAAGGGCGACCTGCTCTCCCGGGTCGGTGCCGACGTCGCCTCGATCGGGCAGGCGGTCTCCGAGACCGTGCCGAACATGGTGTCGTCGCTGCTGCTCGGCGTGCTGAGCCTGGCGGCGATGGCCGGGATCGACTGGCGGCTCGGGCTGGCCGGGGCGGTCGCGGTGCCGCTCTACGTGTTCGCGCTGCGCTGGTACCTGCCGCGGTCCGCGCCCGGGTACAAGGCCGAGCGGGAAGCGATCGCCGAACGGGGCCAGCTGCTCGTCGACAGCTCGCAGGGGTTGCCGACCGTGCACGCCTACCGGCTGGAGCAGCGTCACCTGGGGGAGATCGAGACCGCGTCGGCGCGGGCCCGTGACGTCTCGATTTCGGTCTTCACGCTGTTCACCCGCTTCGTCGGCCGGGTCAACCGGGCCGAGTTCTTCGGGCTGGCAGCGATCCTCGTGGTCGGCTTCCTGCTGGTGGAGAATGGCGCGGTGACGGTCGGTCAGACCTCGGCTGCCGCGGTGCTGTTCCACCGGCTGTTCAACCCGATCGGCATGCTGCTATTCAGCTTCGACCAGATCCAGGCCGGCGGCGCGAGCCTCGCCCGGCTGGTCGGCGTCGTGACGATGCGTACCGAGCCCGAGCCGTCCTCCGACCGAGCTCCGGTCGACGCCTCGCTGGAGCTGTCCGGCATCAACTTCAGCTACGACGGCGCCCACCAGGTGCTGTTCGACGTCGGGTTCCGGGTCGAGCCGGGCGAGCGGGTGGCGCTGGTCGGCTCCACCGGCGCCGGGAAGTCGACGCTCGCGCTGATCGCGGCCGGGTCACTGCGTCCGGAGCGCGGAACCGCGCTGGTCGGCGGAGTCCCGGTCACCGAGCTGGCGCCGGACCAGCTGCGGCGGCAGGTGGCGATCATCAGTCAGGAGACCCACGTGTTCGCGGGCACGCTGCTGGAGGACCTGCAGCTTGCCCGGCCGGACGCCACCCGCGACGACGCGGTCGCAGCGCTGCGGACGGTCGGCGCACTGCGGTGGGCGGAGGCGCTCGAGGACGGCCTCGACACCGCGGTGGGGGAGGGCGGACACGAGCTGACGCCCGCACAGGCCCAGCAGCTCGCGCTGGCCCGGCTCGTCCTGCTCGACCCGGCGATCGCGATCCTCGACGAGGCCACCGCGGAGGCCGGCAGCGCCGGCGCCCGCGATCTGGAGGAGTCGGCGGCCGCGGCCACTGCGGGCCGCACCACGCTCGTCGTCGCCCACCGGCTCACCCAGGCCGCGGCTGCGGACCGGATCGTCGTCCTCGAACACGGCCGGACCGTCGAACACGGGACGCACGCCGAACTCGTGGCGGCCGGAGGCCGCTATGCGCAGCTCTGGCAGGCCTGGGAAGGCCGCACCCCCGCACCGGTGCAGTAA
- a CDS encoding ABC transporter ATP-binding protein, with protein MGSASSGPGGSRVLIRAVTRNGRRLTVGSLLIGAHQTCETLVPILIGVIIDRAVATGDRSSLGFWVAVLAGLFTVLTLVYRFGARQLMLAIAWEAHQLRMELSGKILDPRGIRTDLPAGELLTVSTSDADNTSYLLDYIPRIFGSIVATVVAAVALFVIDVPLGLLVLIGTPIVLVGLQLSSPLITKRVASQQELAGKATSLATDLVSGVRPLRGIGAERAASDRYHRVSQLSLRAQLRAARTQGGYLTASTTLSTLLACGVAILAGYFALTGQITVGQLITVIGLAQFLIEPFTLLAIVPSWVAEARASANRVAMVLDAEPLLPPADRPLADGPVRVELAGLRFGPLDGLDLRIEPGEVVGIVATQPADGEALVKILSGRVAPEEYEGSIRVGGHPLHEIERDVVRAALLVQPHKSDLFGGSIEQNVLAGAGDHDRELFEDVLRSSAADEVISAHPEGLEHVIVERGANLSGGQRQRVALARALLVRSQILVLHDPTTAMDSVTEHVIAQGVRTLRHSGGDNYTTVLVASSPALMAITDRVIVLDGGRIVGEGTHADLGADDEIYRKTVLR; from the coding sequence ATGGGTTCGGCTAGCAGTGGGCCCGGCGGGAGCCGGGTCCTGATTCGCGCGGTGACGCGGAACGGGCGCCGGTTGACGGTCGGGTCGTTGCTGATCGGCGCGCACCAGACGTGCGAGACGCTGGTGCCGATCCTGATCGGCGTCATCATCGACCGCGCGGTGGCCACCGGCGACCGAAGCAGCCTGGGTTTCTGGGTGGCCGTGCTCGCCGGTCTGTTCACGGTGCTGACGCTGGTCTACCGCTTCGGCGCGCGGCAGCTGATGTTGGCGATCGCCTGGGAGGCCCACCAGCTGCGGATGGAGTTGTCGGGCAAGATCCTCGACCCGCGTGGCATCCGGACCGATCTTCCCGCGGGTGAGCTGCTCACGGTCTCCACCTCGGACGCCGACAACACGTCCTACCTGCTCGACTACATCCCCCGGATCTTCGGCTCGATCGTCGCGACGGTCGTGGCCGCGGTCGCGCTGTTCGTGATCGACGTCCCGCTCGGGTTGCTGGTGCTGATCGGGACGCCGATCGTCCTGGTCGGCCTGCAGCTCAGCTCACCGCTGATCACCAAGCGGGTCGCCAGCCAGCAGGAACTCGCCGGCAAGGCGACGTCGCTCGCCACCGACCTGGTCAGCGGCGTCCGCCCGCTGCGGGGCATCGGTGCCGAGCGGGCGGCGTCCGACCGGTACCACCGGGTCAGCCAGCTCTCGCTGCGCGCGCAGCTGCGGGCCGCGCGTACCCAGGGTGGTTACCTGACCGCCTCGACGACGCTGTCGACGCTGCTGGCGTGCGGTGTTGCGATCCTCGCCGGATATTTCGCGCTGACCGGCCAGATCACGGTCGGGCAGCTGATCACGGTGATCGGCCTCGCGCAGTTCCTGATCGAACCGTTCACGCTGCTCGCGATCGTCCCGAGCTGGGTGGCCGAGGCCCGCGCGTCCGCGAACCGGGTCGCGATGGTCCTGGACGCCGAGCCGCTGCTGCCCCCGGCCGACCGTCCGCTGGCCGACGGACCGGTCCGGGTCGAGCTGGCCGGGCTGCGGTTCGGTCCGCTCGACGGGCTGGACCTACGGATCGAACCTGGTGAAGTGGTCGGCATCGTCGCCACCCAGCCCGCCGACGGCGAGGCGCTGGTGAAGATCCTCTCCGGGCGGGTCGCGCCCGAGGAGTACGAGGGTTCGATCCGGGTCGGCGGTCACCCGCTGCACGAGATCGAACGCGACGTCGTCCGGGCCGCGTTGCTGGTCCAGCCGCACAAGTCCGACCTGTTCGGCGGTTCGATCGAGCAGAACGTGCTGGCCGGGGCAGGCGACCACGACCGGGAGCTCTTCGAGGACGTGCTGCGCAGCTCCGCCGCGGACGAGGTCATCTCGGCGCACCCGGAGGGCCTGGAGCACGTCATCGTCGAGCGGGGCGCGAACCTGTCCGGTGGACAGCGGCAGCGGGTCGCGCTGGCCCGGGCGCTGCTGGTGCGGTCACAGATCCTCGTCCTGCACGACCCGACGACCGCGATGGACTCGGTGACCGAACACGTCATCGCGCAAGGCGTCCGGACGCTGCGCCACTCCGGCGGCGACAACTACACCACGGTGCTGGTGGCGAGCAGCCCGGCGCTGATGGCGATCACCGACCGCGTGATCGTGCTGGACGGCGGCCGGATCGTCGGCGAGGGAACCCACGCCGACCTGGGCGCGGACGACGAGATCTACCGGAAGACGGTGTTGCGATGA